One genomic segment of Profundibacter amoris includes these proteins:
- a CDS encoding molybdopterin dinucleotide binding domain-containing protein, translating to MTTRRNILKGAVALGGAAAFVGGYSETGKRLAKGLATGSSGTAPLDHITINAHAPEYRVDAKTGDLVMNPDQQISFTMCQGCNTMCGLRIRSDKETGQVIRVAGNPYHPLSADAQIPYSTPVREALLSLTRKGESGLDHRSTACGRGNAMLSQMNSPHRVLKCLKRDGPRGSGKWKSIPFEQLVEEVVEGGDLFGEGPVEGLRAIRDLKTPVDPENPEYGPKANQLAVIHATSDGRNQFIKRFAFNCFGTRNYGHHGSYCGFAMRAGSGAVMGDFKKFAHGKPDFENTEFAIFIGSAPGNAGKPYKRSGRMVAEARTSGKLNYVVVDPVLTNATSYAAKDRDHWVPIKPGTDAAFAMGMIRWIIDNERYDAKFLSNAGPAGVKATGEAGWSNATHLVNVKSGKLLTGMDMGWAEEQAKDFVALDASGTAVSHKQLATAATLFFDGSVETANGPVAVKTSLQILADEARRFSLAEYAELCGIKPEMIEALAQEFTSHGKRAAINNHGGMMSSNGFYTAWSVLMLNVLIGNWNWKGGVSVSGGAFPAFGKGPRYNMKKFPDMVKPKGVFLSRSKFPYKKTSEFKRRTAAGESPYPTKAPWYPFSPPIFTEYLTSHFDGYPYKLKAMISFMTNPLYGQAGLNAAIGEKMKDPKELGLYVAIDGFINETSALADYIVPDSVMYEAWGWAMPWNGTVTKCSTARWPISDPKQAKTADGQPVTLEMFLIAIGKRMELPGFGDKVIPDSDGTLHPLNRPEDWYLRAGANVAFAGKPVAEASDDDIELAGVGRIMPDIEQTLKPDEQRRVAYVYARGGRMEDYAKAYDGEKLTHAYPKPLMVYNQKVGTSVNTISGKRFVGVPTWYPQQLADGTPLREVYPENEWPLQLTSFKSNLQSSYSIASPVLRSIQPDNPVSINPQDAEKAGVKSGDKVRIVTPGGSQLATALVRNGIAPGVVAIPHGYGHWELGARGHNIDGAQQPDMPELAAGVALNLIGLQDPHRGGHATLGDWVVGSAARQALPARIERA from the coding sequence ATGACAACACGTCGTAATATACTTAAAGGGGCTGTTGCTTTGGGCGGGGCCGCGGCCTTTGTCGGAGGCTACAGCGAAACCGGCAAGCGTCTGGCCAAGGGGCTGGCGACCGGCAGCAGCGGCACGGCCCCGCTGGACCATATCACCATCAACGCCCATGCACCCGAATACCGGGTGGATGCCAAAACCGGCGATCTGGTGATGAACCCGGACCAACAGATCAGTTTCACCATGTGCCAGGGCTGCAACACCATGTGCGGGTTGCGCATCCGCAGTGACAAGGAAACGGGTCAGGTGATCCGTGTGGCGGGCAACCCGTATCATCCGCTGTCGGCCGATGCGCAAATCCCCTACAGCACACCGGTGCGCGAGGCATTGTTGTCGCTGACCCGCAAAGGCGAAAGCGGGCTGGACCACCGCTCGACCGCCTGCGGGCGCGGCAATGCCATGCTGTCGCAAATGAACAGCCCGCACCGCGTTCTGAAATGCCTGAAGCGCGACGGGCCGCGGGGGTCCGGCAAATGGAAATCCATCCCCTTTGAACAGCTGGTCGAAGAGGTGGTCGAAGGCGGTGATCTGTTTGGCGAAGGGCCGGTTGAAGGCCTGCGCGCGATCCGCGATCTGAAAACGCCGGTCGATCCCGAGAACCCCGAATACGGCCCCAAAGCCAACCAGCTGGCCGTGATTCACGCCACAAGTGACGGGCGTAATCAGTTTATCAAACGCTTTGCCTTCAACTGTTTTGGCACCCGCAACTATGGCCACCACGGATCTTATTGCGGCTTTGCCATGCGGGCCGGATCGGGTGCTGTGATGGGGGATTTCAAGAAATTCGCCCACGGCAAACCGGATTTTGAAAACACCGAATTCGCCATTTTCATCGGCTCGGCACCGGGCAATGCTGGCAAACCTTATAAACGGTCAGGCCGGATGGTGGCCGAGGCCCGCACATCGGGCAAATTGAACTATGTGGTGGTTGATCCGGTGCTGACCAATGCCACCAGCTATGCTGCCAAGGACCGCGACCACTGGGTGCCGATCAAACCGGGCACGGATGCCGCTTTTGCCATGGGGATGATCCGCTGGATCATCGACAATGAACGCTATGACGCAAAATTCCTGTCCAACGCCGGCCCCGCAGGTGTCAAGGCCACGGGCGAGGCGGGCTGGTCGAACGCAACCCATCTGGTCAACGTCAAATCCGGCAAGCTACTGACCGGCATGGACATGGGCTGGGCCGAGGAGCAAGCCAAGGATTTTGTGGCGCTAGACGCATCCGGCACAGCCGTTTCCCACAAACAGCTGGCCACCGCGGCAACCCTGTTCTTTGACGGTTCGGTCGAAACCGCCAACGGGCCGGTGGCTGTCAAAACCTCGTTGCAAATTCTGGCCGACGAGGCACGGCGTTTCAGCCTGGCGGAATACGCGGAACTGTGCGGCATCAAGCCCGAAATGATCGAGGCACTGGCGCAGGAATTCACCTCGCACGGCAAGCGCGCCGCGATCAACAACCACGGCGGCATGATGAGCAGCAACGGCTTCTACACCGCCTGGTCTGTGCTGATGCTGAACGTTTTGATCGGCAACTGGAACTGGAAAGGCGGCGTCAGCGTGTCGGGCGGGGCGTTTCCGGCCTTTGGCAAGGGACCGCGCTATAACATGAAGAAATTCCCGGATATGGTGAAACCCAAAGGGGTGTTCCTGTCGCGCTCGAAATTCCCGTATAAAAAGACCAGTGAATTCAAGCGCCGCACGGCGGCAGGGGAAAGCCCCTATCCCACCAAGGCACCGTGGTATCCGTTTTCACCACCGATTTTCACCGAATATCTGACCAGCCATTTTGACGGCTACCCTTACAAACTGAAGGCGATGATCAGTTTCATGACCAACCCTTTGTATGGTCAGGCCGGATTGAACGCGGCCATCGGTGAAAAAATGAAAGATCCCAAAGAGCTGGGGCTTTATGTGGCGATTGACGGGTTTATCAACGAAACCTCGGCGCTGGCCGATTACATCGTGCCTGACAGCGTGATGTACGAGGCATGGGGCTGGGCAATGCCGTGGAACGGCACCGTCACCAAATGCTCGACTGCGCGCTGGCCGATCAGCGATCCGAAACAGGCGAAAACGGCTGATGGTCAGCCGGTGACGCTGGAAATGTTCCTGATTGCGATTGGCAAACGCATGGAGTTGCCCGGGTTCGGCGACAAGGTGATCCCCGACAGTGACGGCACCCTGCATCCGCTGAACCGGCCCGAGGACTGGTATCTGCGCGCCGGTGCCAATGTCGCCTTTGCCGGTAAACCGGTGGCCGAAGCCAGTGATGACGATATCGAACTGGCGGGGGTAGGGCGGATTATGCCCGACATCGAACAGACGCTAAAACCGGACGAGCAGCGCCGCGTTGCCTATGTCTATGCCCGTGGCGGCCGGATGGAGGATTACGCCAAGGCCTATGATGGCGAAAAGCTGACCCATGCCTATCCGAAACCGCTTATGGTCTATAACCAGAAGGTCGGCACATCGGTAAATACCATCAGCGGCAAACGGTTCGTCGGGGTGCCGACGTGGTATCCGCAACAACTGGCCGATGGCACGCCCCTGCGCGAGGTTTACCCCGAAAACGAATGGCCGTTGCAGCTGACTTCGTTCAAATCGAACCTGCAATCCAGCTATTCGATTGCTTCGCCTGTGTTGCGGTCGATCCAGCCGGATAATCCGGTGTCGATCAACCCGCAGGACGCCGAAAAGGCGGGGGTCAAATCGGGCGACAAGGTGCGGATCGTGACGCCGGGCGGCAGCCAGTTGGCAACCGCGCTGGTGCGCAATGGTATTGCGCCCGGCGTGGTGGCCATCCCGCATGGCTATGGTCACTGGGAACTGGGTGCGCGCGGGCACAACATTGATGGTGCCCAGCAACCGGATATGCCCGAACTGGCCGCCGGTGTGGCCCTGAACCTGATCGGCCTGCAAGACCCGCATCGCGGCGGGCATGCCACCTTGGGGGACTGGGTCGTAGGATCGGCTGCCCGTCAGGCATTGCCGGCCCGTATAGAAAGGGCATGA
- the nrfD gene encoding NrfD/PsrC family molybdoenzyme membrane anchor subunit yields the protein MSVPNIIETVNITHEISWLPWAVSYFFFVAIAVGAALTSLMWTVLRRPDWENAARIDILVMWSAAVVAPVALLADLHQPARFWHFYANFTPWSWMSWGAYFLPAFAAVSIVYGWLVMRPVLPRWLRLGSGDYSGLIKPMALLTGLLALLVALYTGSEVMIVKSRPLWHSYTLIAFFFFSGVSASAAMGLLVNAFLAESGSETRRTTGAHLGRVMALFSLLTLLTGAVWLMMGMGGGTNPEARALAVVSASPHWQLLGWELLAAFGISAIFGIYARKLWFGALLGLVTLGGAWLLRWAVFIDGQLIPKTGAGFYDYALPQGPDGLLGIIGIFGLWLVVIIIESVVMRWTPDAAAPFSEIPAE from the coding sequence ATGAGCGTTCCAAACATCATCGAAACCGTGAACATCACCCACGAGATTTCGTGGCTGCCTTGGGCGGTGTCCTATTTCTTTTTCGTTGCCATTGCGGTTGGCGCGGCGCTGACCAGTCTGATGTGGACGGTTCTGCGCCGCCCGGATTGGGAAAATGCCGCCCGTATCGACATTCTGGTGATGTGGTCGGCGGCGGTGGTCGCGCCTGTGGCCTTGCTGGCCGATTTGCACCAACCAGCACGGTTCTGGCATTTCTACGCCAATTTCACCCCCTGGAGCTGGATGAGCTGGGGCGCCTATTTCCTGCCGGCCTTTGCTGCGGTTTCAATCGTTTATGGCTGGCTGGTGATGCGGCCGGTTCTGCCCCGTTGGCTGCGCCTTGGGTCTGGCGACTATAGCGGCCTGATCAAACCGATGGCGCTGCTGACCGGTCTGCTGGCCTTGCTGGTGGCGCTATATACCGGCTCGGAAGTGATGATCGTGAAATCGCGCCCACTGTGGCACAGCTATACCCTGATTGCGTTTTTCTTCTTCTCGGGTGTTTCTGCAAGTGCCGCGATGGGCCTTCTGGTCAATGCTTTTCTGGCGGAAAGCGGATCGGAAACCCGCCGTACCACCGGTGCCCATCTGGGCCGCGTGATGGCGTTGTTTTCGCTGCTGACCCTGCTGACCGGCGCGGTCTGGTTGATGATGGGCATGGGCGGGGGCACCAACCCCGAAGCGCGTGCGCTGGCTGTGGTTTCGGCTTCCCCCCATTGGCAATTGCTGGGGTGGGAGCTGTTGGCAGCCTTTGGCATCAGCGCGATATTCGGCATCTATGCCCGCAAACTGTGGTTTGGTGCCTTGCTGGGGCTGGTCACGTTGGGCGGGGCATGGCTGCTGCGCTGGGCCGTGTTCATCGACGGTCAGTTGATCCCGAAAACCGGTGCCGGGTTTTACGACTATGCCCTGCCGCAAGGGCCGGACGGATTGCTGGGGATCATCGGCATATTCGGCCTGTGGCTGGTGGTGATTATCATCGAAAGCGTAGTGATGCGCTGGACGCCTGATGCCGCCGCACCCTTTTCCGAAATCCCCGCAGAATAA
- the dsrO gene encoding sulfate reduction electron transfer complex DsrMKJOP subunit DsrO produces MGASRNLGFSLSSLGVAPIPSLPPWPYHSFEYLSFRRFRAMDISRRSFLTKSGALTCGAVSCAVAAPADAAALAPERHGGDPSKRYAMAIDLRRCIGCQACTVACTMENQTPIGDFRTIVTQYDVVDVDDETQTVASFTLPRLCNHCDNPPCVPVCPVQATFQREDGIVVVDADKCVGCAYCVQACPYDARFINPKTNTADKCTFCVHRVEAGLLPACVETCTGGARIFGDVNDPESEISKLLAEAGDAVKVLRPEMGTDPHVYYIGLETAFEGKVEGQGILQTLQEKFGTGNEEARS; encoded by the coding sequence ATGGGCGCTAGCCGAAACCTAGGGTTTTCCCTATCCTCCTTGGGGGTTGCACCAATACCTTCTCTGCCGCCATGGCCTTACCACTCTTTTGAATACTTAAGTTTTCGGAGGTTTCGGGCCATGGATATTTCACGTCGTTCTTTCTTAACAAAAAGCGGGGCTTTGACCTGCGGCGCTGTCAGTTGCGCCGTGGCCGCCCCTGCCGATGCGGCTGCGCTGGCACCCGAACGTCACGGAGGGGATCCGAGCAAACGTTATGCAATGGCGATCGATTTGCGCCGCTGCATTGGCTGTCAGGCTTGCACCGTGGCCTGCACAATGGAAAACCAGACCCCGATTGGCGATTTTCGCACCATTGTCACCCAATACGATGTGGTGGATGTGGATGACGAAACCCAGACCGTCGCCAGCTTTACCCTGCCGCGTCTGTGCAACCATTGCGACAACCCGCCTTGCGTGCCGGTCTGTCCGGTTCAGGCCACGTTTCAGCGCGAAGACGGCATTGTGGTGGTGGACGCCGACAAATGCGTCGGTTGTGCCTATTGCGTTCAGGCCTGCCCCTATGACGCCCGCTTTATCAATCCGAAAACCAACACCGCCGACAAATGCACCTTCTGTGTGCATCGGGTCGAAGCGGGGTTGCTGCCGGCCTGTGTTGAAACCTGCACCGGTGGCGCGCGCATCTTTGGCGATGTGAACGATCCCGAAAGCGAAATCAGCAAATTGCTGGCCGAGGCGGGTGATGCCGTCAAGGTGCTGCGCCCGGAAATGGGGACCGATCCGCATGTCTATTACATCGGTCTGGAAACCGCCTTTGAAGGCAAGGTGGAAGGGCAGGGCATTCTGCAAACCCTGCAAGAAAAATTCGGCACGGGGAATGAGGAGGCAAGATCATGA
- a CDS encoding response regulator transcription factor — translation MSTTDAAPLIHVVDDDEGMRKSLCWLIGSVGLQCRAHVSADAFMAGFNDKRPGCLLLDIRMPGLSGLDLQQVLQRLNSSLPVIFLTGHGDVPMAARAFKAGAFDFLEKPCNDQVLLDRVQEAVAEHRRLLAERDQQTELRQRINALTERERQVAERVSCGLRNKEIAADLGISQKTVELHRHNVMDKMQVDSVAELARIWALAET, via the coding sequence ATGAGCACCACCGATGCCGCCCCGCTGATCCACGTTGTCGATGATGACGAAGGGATGCGCAAATCGCTGTGCTGGCTGATCGGCTCGGTCGGGCTTCAATGCCGTGCCCATGTGTCGGCCGATGCCTTCATGGCGGGGTTCAATGACAAACGCCCGGGCTGCCTGTTGCTGGATATCCGCATGCCCGGCCTGTCGGGGCTGGATTTGCAACAGGTGTTGCAGCGGCTGAACAGCAGCCTGCCGGTCATTTTTCTGACCGGCCACGGCGATGTGCCGATGGCGGCGCGGGCCTTCAAGGCGGGGGCGTTCGATTTTCTGGAAAAACCCTGCAATGACCAAGTGCTGCTGGATCGGGTGCAAGAGGCCGTGGCCGAGCACCGCCGCTTGTTGGCCGAACGCGACCAGCAGACCGAACTGCGCCAGCGCATCAACGCTTTGACCGAGCGCGAACGGCAGGTGGCCGAACGGGTCAGCTGCGGTCTGCGTAACAAGGAAATCGCCGCCGATCTGGGGATCAGTCAGAAAACCGTCGAACTGCACCGCCATAACGTGATGGACAAGATGCAGGTCGACAGCGTTGCCGAGCTGGCCCGGATATGGGCGCTAGCCGAAACCTAG
- a CDS encoding sensor histidine kinase, which translates to MRAWRWIFLTLFGIVLSGIASIAAPTVSLTIGVLAWRGDEKARQQWEPTRATLQAAFPEYNIVLRPIGLKGMEAALAAQELDFFITNPGNYIEMEQRYGASRLVTLESVRVGAPAASVGAVLFSRSDRPDIRTLGDLRGKTLLGVSREAFGGFQIGWGVLQRAGIDPFTDMAGVTFAGFPLDNIVTQVANGHADAGTVRACLLEEMAQEGRIEMEDFRVLNPQHVDGFDCALSSPLYPNWPFAKARQTNHVLAKRVAVALLEMSPQSKGGAGQSWTIPLSYQPVTELFKSLHIGPYTLTAGQVFREFLQRNKGWFLLALALVILAALHVWHTEFLVFKRTRQLKESQEKARLRLAELAHVSRQTTLGEMARGLAHEINQPLGSISNYAAGSVRMIRNGVTSAQLEEPLREIAHQAEHAGRVLKRIRGFVDNRASPREKADINALLTEAIDLLGAELRQADITVQSRLAPDLPQLSVDGVAIEQVAVNLVRNAIEAMAAQASGPRILQVSSERDKRDATRLRVTIRDSGPGLDADALEHIFEPFNSDKSSGMGLGLSISYSIIESHGGMIYADNNPDGGVSISFTLPVDQGNNA; encoded by the coding sequence ATGAGAGCATGGCGCTGGATATTCCTTACACTGTTCGGGATTGTTTTATCTGGCATAGCAAGCATAGCTGCGCCGACTGTTTCGCTAACCATCGGGGTGTTGGCGTGGCGTGGTGACGAAAAAGCACGGCAGCAATGGGAGCCGACCCGCGCAACCCTTCAGGCTGCATTTCCCGAATATAATATCGTTCTACGTCCTATAGGCCTGAAAGGCATGGAGGCCGCCCTGGCCGCGCAAGAGCTGGATTTCTTTATCACAAATCCGGGCAATTATATCGAGATGGAGCAACGCTATGGCGCCTCGCGGCTGGTCACGCTGGAATCTGTGCGGGTCGGGGCGCCGGCGGCCAGTGTCGGGGCAGTTCTGTTCAGCCGCTCTGACAGGCCGGATATTCGCACGCTGGGCGATTTGCGTGGCAAAACCCTGTTGGGGGTCAGCCGCGAGGCCTTTGGCGGGTTCCAGATCGGCTGGGGCGTTTTGCAACGGGCCGGTATCGACCCTTTTACCGATATGGCGGGGGTTACCTTTGCCGGTTTCCCGCTGGATAATATCGTTACGCAGGTGGCCAATGGCCATGCGGATGCCGGCACCGTTCGGGCCTGCCTGCTTGAGGAAATGGCGCAGGAGGGGCGGATCGAAATGGAAGATTTCCGCGTCCTGAATCCGCAACATGTTGACGGGTTTGATTGCGCCCTGTCCAGTCCGCTTTATCCCAACTGGCCTTTTGCCAAGGCGCGGCAAACCAATCATGTTCTGGCCAAACGGGTTGCGGTTGCCCTGTTGGAAATGTCGCCGCAAAGCAAGGGTGGTGCAGGGCAAAGCTGGACAATTCCGCTGTCCTACCAACCTGTGACCGAGCTGTTCAAATCCTTGCATATCGGCCCCTATACCCTGACCGCCGGTCAGGTGTTCCGCGAATTTTTGCAACGCAACAAAGGCTGGTTCCTGTTGGCGCTAGCCCTGGTAATTCTGGCCGCTTTACACGTCTGGCACACCGAATTTCTGGTGTTCAAGCGCACCCGCCAGCTTAAGGAAAGTCAGGAAAAGGCGCGGTTGCGGCTGGCCGAACTGGCGCATGTGTCGCGACAGACGACGCTGGGGGAAATGGCGCGCGGGCTGGCGCATGAGATCAACCAGCCTCTGGGCAGCATATCGAACTATGCCGCCGGTTCGGTGCGGATGATCAGGAATGGTGTCACCAGCGCACAGCTTGAAGAACCCTTGCGCGAAATTGCCCATCAGGCCGAACATGCCGGACGGGTTCTGAAACGCATTCGCGGCTTTGTCGATAATCGGGCAAGCCCGCGCGAGAAGGCCGATATCAATGCCCTGTTGACCGAAGCAATTGATTTGCTGGGGGCGGAACTGCGGCAGGCGGATATAACCGTGCAAAGCCGTCTGGCACCTGATCTGCCGCAGCTTTCGGTTGACGGGGTGGCGATTGAACAGGTGGCTGTCAATCTGGTCCGCAATGCGATCGAGGCGATGGCGGCGCAGGCAAGTGGCCCCCGAATATTGCAGGTGAGCAGCGAGCGCGACAAGCGCGATGCTACCCGCCTGCGCGTCACCATCCGCGACAGCGGGCCGGGGCTGGATGCGGATGCGCTCGAGCATATATTCGAGCCGTTCAACAGCGACAAAAGCAGCGGCATGGGGCTGGGTCTGTCGATCAGTTATTCGATCATTGAATCGCACGGCGGCATGATTTACGCCGATAACAATCCTGATGGCGGGGTAAGCATCAGCTTTACCCTGCCGGTTGATCAAGGAAATAACGCATGA
- a CDS encoding helix-turn-helix domain-containing protein: protein MTDKKPKTDDTATDPMLIQNPHVVGKTGKKPLEESIGQEVKRLREQLGITISKLAKSADMSSGMLSKIENGSTSPSLSSLLALSRALHVPVSALFNQFEQHRPATFVKAGDGLEIERRGTRAGHQYALLGHSPHSELTVEPYVITLQDSSDVFPVFQHEGLEFIYMLEGEVVYRHGDQTYPMQEGDSLFFDASAPHGPEEMRKLPIRYLSIISYPRESAGS from the coding sequence ATGACAGACAAAAAGCCCAAGACAGATGATACCGCGACCGATCCAATGCTTATTCAAAACCCGCATGTTGTTGGCAAAACGGGCAAGAAGCCACTGGAAGAGTCCATCGGTCAAGAAGTCAAACGATTGCGCGAACAACTGGGCATAACAATATCCAAGTTGGCCAAGTCGGCTGATATGTCCAGCGGCATGCTCTCCAAAATCGAAAACGGGTCCACATCCCCTTCGCTATCGTCGCTGCTGGCATTGTCGCGTGCCTTGCATGTGCCGGTTAGCGCACTGTTCAACCAGTTCGAGCAACATCGCCCGGCCACATTTGTAAAAGCCGGGGACGGGTTAGAGATCGAACGGCGGGGGACGCGTGCGGGCCATCAATACGCCTTGCTTGGTCATTCCCCCCACAGCGAACTGACGGTCGAGCCCTATGTTATCACCTTGCAAGATTCCTCGGATGTCTTTCCGGTGTTTCAACACGAAGGACTTGAGTTCATCTATATGCTGGAAGGCGAAGTCGTCTACCGGCACGGGGATCAAACCTATCCGATGCAAGAGGGGGATTCTCTCTTTTTTGATGCCAGCGCCCCGCATGGACCAGAAGAAATGCGTAAACTTCCGATAAGATACCTGTCGATTATTTCTTATCCACGCGAAAGCGCCGGCAGTTAG
- a CDS encoding class II glutamine amidotransferase, with protein sequence MCGIVGLYLKNTDLQPTLGALFEPMLVEMTDRGPDSAGFAIYRNQVDQDHTKFTLASDNPKQDWKALDADLEKALNCDVQISPVGDHAILITDGDAGQVQQWLAEQRPQIRIVGSGRSIEIFKQTGLPQDVADKFDLINAQGSHAIGHTRMATESAVTTEGSHPFATGLDLCLVHNGSLSNHNRLRRQLERNGITFQTENDTEVAAGFLTWKLRQGMSLTEALEAGREELDGFYTFCIGTADGFAVMRDPIACKHAVMAETDDWVAMATEYRAIAHLPGADTARIWEPEPDRIYIWGDVQ encoded by the coding sequence ATGTGTGGAATTGTCGGTCTTTACCTAAAAAACACAGACCTGCAACCGACCCTCGGCGCATTATTCGAGCCGATGCTGGTTGAAATGACAGACAGGGGGCCGGACTCGGCCGGGTTTGCCATTTACCGCAATCAGGTGGATCAGGACCACACCAAATTCACATTGGCCAGCGACAACCCCAAGCAGGATTGGAAGGCATTGGACGCCGACCTTGAAAAGGCATTGAACTGCGATGTGCAGATTTCCCCCGTGGGCGATCACGCAATCCTGATTACAGATGGCGACGCAGGGCAAGTTCAACAGTGGTTGGCGGAACAAAGGCCGCAAATACGCATTGTCGGATCAGGGCGAAGCATCGAGATTTTCAAGCAAACCGGTTTGCCGCAAGATGTGGCCGACAAATTTGACCTGATCAATGCCCAAGGCAGCCACGCCATTGGCCACACGCGAATGGCCACCGAAAGCGCCGTTACGACCGAAGGATCGCACCCGTTCGCCACAGGGCTGGACCTTTGTCTGGTTCACAATGGGTCCCTGTCAAACCACAACCGTCTGCGTCGCCAGCTAGAGCGTAACGGAATTACATTCCAGACCGAAAACGACACCGAGGTTGCAGCCGGTTTCTTGACATGGAAATTGCGCCAAGGAATGTCGCTAACCGAAGCACTCGAGGCCGGACGCGAGGAACTGGACGGGTTTTACACGTTCTGCATTGGCACCGCGGACGGGTTCGCGGTGATGCGCGACCCAATCGCCTGCAAGCACGCGGTGATGGCTGAAACTGATGATTGGGTGGCCATGGCAACCGAATACCGCGCCATCGCACATCTGCCGGGGGCTGACACGGCCCGGATATGGGAACCCGAGCCGGACCGGATTTACATATGGGGTGATGTTCAATGA
- a CDS encoding GltB/FmdC/FwdC-like GXGXG domain-containing protein has protein sequence MSVAKLDLKAIGVRGVNAALHDLPKGSNETQWVIENPMGQHNIACGLDAPIEVTLSGHAGFYCGGMNKEATITVKGHSGVGTGENMMSGVIRVTGNASESAGATGHGGLLIIEGDASSRCGISMKGLDIVVGGSVGHMSAFMAQSGHLVVCGDAGDALGDSIYEAILFVRGKVASLGADCIEKEMRPKHLAKLTELLEAAGFDADPAEFRRYGSARKLYNFDIDNAY, from the coding sequence ATGAGTGTTGCCAAACTGGATTTGAAAGCCATAGGTGTGCGCGGCGTGAACGCAGCACTTCATGACCTTCCCAAAGGGTCAAACGAAACCCAATGGGTGATCGAAAACCCGATGGGACAGCATAATATTGCCTGCGGTCTGGATGCCCCGATCGAAGTCACGTTGAGCGGCCATGCCGGATTCTATTGCGGCGGGATGAACAAGGAAGCCACCATAACCGTAAAAGGCCATTCAGGGGTCGGGACCGGTGAAAACATGATGTCCGGCGTGATACGGGTCACCGGAAACGCCTCGGAATCCGCAGGCGCGACCGGCCATGGCGGCCTGTTGATCATCGAAGGCGATGCATCGTCGCGTTGCGGCATTTCGATGAAAGGTCTGGATATCGTTGTCGGCGGATCGGTGGGGCACATGTCGGCATTTATGGCGCAGTCGGGGCATTTGGTTGTCTGCGGTGACGCGGGCGACGCATTGGGCGATTCCATCTACGAGGCCATCTTGTTTGTGCGCGGCAAAGTCGCCAGCCTTGGCGCTGATTGCATCGAGAAGGAAATGCGCCCCAAGCATCTGGCAAAACTGACCGAGCTTCTTGAAGCTGCAGGGTTTGATGCCGATCCGGCCGAATTCCGGCGCTACGGCTCGGCCCGCAAGCTCTATAATTTTGACATTGATAACGCATATTGA